The following nucleotide sequence is from Rubrobacter radiotolerans DSM 5868.
AGCGTCAAGACCGAGCGGAACCACGTCGCGAACATCCTCGCCAAGCTCGGCGTCCACTCCCGCCTGCAGGCCCTGCTCTTCGCCGCGCGGCACGGGGTCGTGCGCCTCGGGCCCGAGTCCCCGTGAGCCCCTAGTCCTCTTCCCCGGTCCCATCGCGCGCGACGAGCACGGAGCAGTGAGCGTGCAGGGTAACGGCCTCGGAGACGCTCCCCATCAGCGAGCGCCGGAGGCTGTCGGCTCCGGTGCCGCCGATCGCCACGAGGTCGGCGTCGAGCTCCTCGGCGAGGCGGACGATCTCCACGTCCGGGCGACCCATGCTCAGATGCGTCCCGGAGACCTCGACCTCGTCGTCGCCGGCCTTTATCCTTGCGACCTGCTCCGCGAGCGTGGCGCGGGCCTTCTCCTCGCTCTCGCGGTAGAGCGCGAGCTGCCCGACCCCCTCTTCGGGATGTACGAGCGGGATCTCCCCGACGCAGACGACGTGAAGCTCCGCCCCGACTCCGGCGCAGATTCGCGCCGCGAGCCGCGCCGCGAGGTCCGCGCACCCGGAGCCGTCGGTCGCAAGCAGGACCTTCT
It contains:
- a CDS encoding universal stress protein, with amino-acid sequence MSGLCEKVLLATDGSGCADLAARLAARICAGVGAELHVVCVGEIPLVHPEEGVGQLALYRESEEKARATLAEQVARIKAGDDEVEVSGTHLSMGRPDVEIVRLAEELDADLVAIGGTGADSLRRSLMGSVSEAVTLHAHCSVLVARDGTGEED